One Tolypothrix bouteillei VB521301 DNA window includes the following coding sequences:
- the kdpA gene encoding potassium-transporting ATPase subunit KdpA, whose translation MLQGWIQIGLTLLIVVAITPFFGRYMAFVYQEQRTLLDPILNPVEGAIYSWIGVQTKEDMTGVQYARAILYSNFVMGFFVFLLIINQGWLPLNPTNLGAPTWDTALHTAISFITNTNQQHYSGETYMSYGSQMFGLGFHMFTSAATGIAVAIAFIRGLTGRPLGNFYVDLTRSITRVLLPICVLGGIALMVAGVPETLAGPIVFPTLEDPNISQAIARGPVAHFEIIKQLGENGGGFFAINSAHPFENPNGFSNLIEIVAMLSIPTSLIYTYGLFANNTKQSWLVYGMVGVIYVAFIIMTAIGEYDGNRAVNGLLGSTQPNLEGKEVRFGWAQSALFAVSTTGTMCGAVNSMHDSFMPNGGFVTLSNMFLQIVWGGQGTGTAYLFAYLILTVFVTGLMVGRTPEFLGRKIEKREVVLASFLILLVHPIAIMIPAGIALAFPDQLAGISNPGFHGFAQVIYEYASAAANNGSGFEGLGDSQPSPLALATGTQTTATALWWNLSASFSLLAGRYIPIIGLLLLADSMSRKQQVPFTTGTLRTDTGLFTGVTAGIILILGALTFFPVLAFGPISEAFWIAKGIG comes from the coding sequence ATGTTACAAGGATGGATTCAAATAGGATTAACGTTACTCATTGTAGTAGCAATAACTCCCTTTTTTGGGCGATACATGGCTTTTGTATACCAAGAACAGCGCACTTTGCTCGATCCTATTTTGAACCCTGTCGAGGGAGCAATTTACTCTTGGATAGGCGTTCAAACTAAAGAGGATATGACAGGTGTTCAGTATGCAAGAGCCATCTTGTACAGTAATTTTGTTATGGGTTTTTTTGTGTTTTTGCTAATTATCAATCAAGGATGGTTGCCCCTCAATCCTACAAATCTAGGTGCGCCAACTTGGGATACAGCATTGCACACTGCCATTTCCTTTATTACCAATACCAATCAACAGCATTACTCAGGTGAAACCTACATGAGTTATGGCAGCCAAATGTTTGGGCTGGGGTTTCATATGTTTACTTCGGCAGCAACGGGGATTGCTGTAGCTATTGCCTTTATTCGTGGGTTGACTGGTAGACCATTGGGTAACTTTTATGTAGACTTAACCCGCAGTATTACAAGGGTCTTACTACCTATTTGTGTCCTAGGTGGGATTGCCTTGATGGTTGCTGGAGTACCGGAAACTTTAGCAGGACCAATTGTGTTCCCCACCTTAGAAGACCCTAACATTAGTCAAGCGATCGCTCGCGGTCCTGTGGCTCATTTTGAAATTATCAAGCAGTTAGGAGAAAATGGCGGCGGCTTTTTTGCTATCAACTCAGCACATCCTTTTGAAAATCCCAATGGGTTTTCTAACTTAATTGAGATTGTAGCAATGCTTTCTATTCCTACATCTCTAATTTACACCTATGGTTTGTTTGCTAATAACACCAAACAAAGTTGGTTAGTCTACGGTATGGTAGGTGTGATTTATGTCGCCTTTATCATCATGACTGCCATTGGTGAATATGATGGCAATCGAGCAGTAAATGGACTACTAGGAAGTACGCAACCGAACCTAGAAGGAAAAGAAGTCAGATTTGGTTGGGCGCAATCTGCATTGTTCGCTGTCAGTACAACGGGTACGATGTGCGGTGCAGTTAATAGTATGCATGACTCATTCATGCCCAATGGGGGATTTGTGACCCTGTCTAATATGTTCCTGCAAATTGTGTGGGGAGGTCAGGGTACGGGAACAGCTTACTTATTTGCCTACCTAATTTTGACAGTGTTTGTTACAGGTTTAATGGTAGGGCGTACACCAGAATTCCTTGGACGCAAAATAGAAAAGCGTGAAGTGGTACTGGCAAGTTTTCTCATTCTCTTGGTTCACCCTATCGCCATTATGATTCCTGCTGGAATAGCTTTAGCATTTCCCGACCAACTAGCAGGAATCAGCAATCCCGGCTTTCACGGCTTTGCTCAAGTCATCTATGAATACGCCTCTGCTGCAGCTAATAATGGTTCGGGATTTGAAGGCTTAGGGGATTCTCAACCCTCACCTTTGGCTCTTGCAACTGGTACGCAAACTACTGCAACTGCTTTATGGTGGAACCTGAGTGCTAGCTTCAGTCTCCTTGCTGGACGCTACATCCCAATTATCGGACTGCTCTTACTAGCGGATAGTATGTCCCGCAAACAACAAGTTCCTTTCACTACTGGAACATTGCGAACTGATACTGGATTATTTACAGGTGTAACCGCAGGTATAATTTTAATCCTTGGTGCGCTAACATTCTTCCCAGTTTTGGCATTCGGTCCCATCAGCGAAGCTTTTTGGATTGCTAAAGGTATTGGATAA
- a CDS encoding DUF4340 domain-containing protein, whose translation MKLQRTTLILLLIALGLGGFVYFYEIRGSSQREEVKDNKQPIFSFQEDDVQSLTIKTQNQTINLERSGKPEGTKWLMKSPSVVPASDPIVGYLMNLLVEGKSDRTIPISNNQLSEFGLDRPQATIDIKLKNQQNHQLILGQSDFNRRFLYAQADPSAQAKGNLNVLLVSTDFENAVKRDLSEWKQEAEDNTSKQSTPSAQPSPTSRK comes from the coding sequence ATGAAACTCCAACGAACAACTTTAATTTTGTTACTGATAGCATTAGGTTTAGGAGGATTTGTTTATTTCTATGAAATTAGAGGTTCATCTCAACGCGAGGAAGTTAAGGACAACAAGCAGCCAATTTTCTCTTTTCAAGAAGATGATGTGCAGTCTTTAACAATTAAAACTCAAAATCAAACTATAAATTTAGAACGCAGTGGGAAGCCTGAAGGAACGAAGTGGTTGATGAAATCTCCTTCAGTTGTCCCAGCAAGTGACCCAATTGTCGGTTATTTGATGAATTTGCTCGTGGAAGGAAAAAGCGATCGCACTATACCCATTTCAAACAATCAGCTATCAGAATTTGGCTTAGATCGACCTCAAGCCACTATTGATATAAAACTTAAAAACCAACAAAATCATCAGTTAATTTTGGGACAATCTGATTTTAACCGCCGTTTTCTCTACGCTCAAGCAGATCCTTCCGCTCAAGCAAAAGGCAATCTTAACGTGCTATTAGTTTCTACAGATTTTGAAAATGCTGTCAAGCGCGACCTTTCTGAGTGGAAACAAGAGGCAGAAGACAATACCAGCAAACAATCAACACCCAGCGCTCAGCCTAGCCCGACAAGTAGAAAATAG
- a CDS encoding filamentous hemagglutinin N-terminal domain-containing protein, whose product MSRRHLKTGVLLSIAVWQLSYVQPLAAQVIPDNTLPVGERSLVTGNPNYQIDGGAKRGSNLFHSFQSFSVPTGGSAYFNNATDVQNIFTRVTGSSRTNIDGVIRANGVANLFLLNPNGIVFGAGARLNIGGSFVASTANSINFADSFQYSATSPQTTPLLTVSVPVGLQMGVNPGRIAVQGNGYNLSGTLPVITALVRGNASTGLVVPAGQTLALIGGDIDIQGGVLTAEQGQIELGSVRDGIVNLGKKFTLNYPGIQTFGNIHLSQQALIDTSGSPGGSIQVQGNRVLLLHGSLMLIQNQGEQAAGNLRVNAADSLELSGISSSGQLRGGLNTETIGSGRGADVAVSTRQFAIRDGAGIVTPSYGAGRTGDVTVSADDSAQLIGYVSTLVSNISALAYSSGNVGNITLSTRRLSLLNGAIIGATAGDGSGNAGNVNIDATESVELIGVGSFTVSNVSSSSSLRSTGNGGNVTINTSRLVGRDGGSVTALTLGTGRAGSVTINATESVELSGIGQVPLTDLLVPSQVSSSAQLFSATVFPERRIPNQNSGDVTINTGRLSVTDSAKVDVSHEGTASAGTVRINANSILLDRKGTISAATASGEGGNINLSVRDVLLLSNNSPITASADGTGNGGNIRIKTSSLVAVKNENSDIRANSVNARGGNVIINASGIFGTQFRRQDTASSDITASGVNSALSGTVQLNIEQPDPISGLVELPVTLVDSSNLIATGCPATEGNSFVITGRGGLPPTPEQQLDDDAEWLDRRRLTVSGSPQNSSLEHPLPAWTSQSHSEGSSPMVLVEATRWRTTPTGEIVLFSDPLAPIKQSPSIQLRNCQQR is encoded by the coding sequence ATGAGCAGGCGGCATCTAAAAACAGGGGTTTTGTTGAGCATTGCTGTGTGGCAACTCAGTTATGTTCAACCGCTCGCGGCTCAAGTGATTCCTGATAACACGCTTCCTGTAGGAGAGAGATCGCTTGTCACAGGCAATCCCAATTATCAGATTGATGGCGGAGCAAAACGGGGTAGCAATTTATTTCACAGTTTCCAATCGTTTTCTGTCCCCACTGGGGGTAGTGCCTACTTCAACAATGCAACTGATGTGCAAAACATCTTCACTCGTGTCACAGGCAGCTCGAGAACCAATATTGATGGTGTGATTCGAGCAAATGGAGTAGCCAACCTGTTTTTGCTCAACCCGAATGGCATTGTGTTTGGTGCAGGAGCGCGACTGAATATTGGTGGCTCGTTTGTTGCCAGTACAGCTAACAGCATCAATTTTGCTGATAGCTTTCAGTATAGTGCCACCAGTCCCCAAACGACACCGTTATTGACTGTTAGCGTTCCCGTTGGCTTACAGATGGGAGTAAATCCGGGGCGAATTGCAGTCCAGGGGAATGGATATAACTTATCAGGTACACTTCCTGTCATCACCGCTTTAGTTAGAGGCAATGCCTCAACAGGTCTTGTCGTGCCAGCAGGACAAACCTTGGCATTAATTGGGGGAGACATCGATATCCAAGGAGGTGTGCTGACGGCAGAGCAAGGACAGATTGAGTTAGGCAGTGTGCGGGATGGAATTGTGAATTTAGGGAAAAAGTTTACTTTAAACTATCCAGGAATTCAAACCTTTGGCAATATTCACCTCTCACAGCAAGCATTAATTGATACTAGTGGCTCACCAGGTGGCTCGATTCAAGTGCAGGGCAATCGAGTTTTGCTCTTGCATGGCTCACTCATGTTAATTCAAAATCAAGGCGAGCAAGCGGCAGGAAACCTGCGTGTTAATGCTGCTGATTCTTTGGAACTGAGTGGAATCAGTTCCAGCGGTCAGTTGAGGGGTGGGTTGAATACGGAAACCATTGGCAGTGGACGGGGAGCGGATGTTGCTGTTTCAACCCGACAATTTGCGATTCGAGATGGTGCAGGCATTGTTACTCCTTCCTATGGTGCAGGTCGTACAGGAGATGTGACGGTTTCTGCTGATGATTCTGCCCAATTGATTGGATACGTATCTACTTTGGTTAGCAATATCTCCGCTTTGGCTTACAGTTCTGGAAATGTTGGAAATATCACCCTATCTACTCGACGGTTAAGTCTGCTTAATGGAGCAATTATCGGAGCCACCGCTGGAGATGGCAGTGGCAATGCAGGAAATGTGAATATTGATGCAACTGAATCGGTAGAACTGATTGGAGTCGGATCGTTCACAGTCAGTAATGTGAGCTCCTCTTCTAGCTTAAGAAGCACTGGAAACGGCGGAAATGTCACGATTAACACCTCTAGGCTGGTGGGTCGGGACGGAGGAAGCGTCACGGCTTTAACCTTGGGGACGGGTAGAGCAGGTAGTGTCACCATCAATGCAACTGAATCTGTAGAACTTAGCGGTATCGGGCAAGTTCCTCTTACCGATCTTCTTGTTCCCAGCCAAGTGAGTTCTTCTGCCCAACTTTTTTCGGCAACTGTGTTTCCAGAACGACGCATCCCGAATCAAAACTCTGGAGACGTGACTATTAACACCGGACGATTGAGCGTGACTGACAGTGCAAAAGTTGATGTCAGTCATGAAGGCACTGCTAGTGCTGGAACTGTGCGAATCAATGCCAATTCAATTCTTTTAGACCGCAAAGGAACGATTAGTGCGGCGACCGCATCTGGTGAAGGTGGTAACATTAACTTGAGCGTGCGGGATGTTCTGTTGCTTAGCAATAACAGTCCGATTACAGCTTCTGCTGATGGCACTGGTAACGGTGGCAACATCAGAATTAAAACCTCTTCACTCGTTGCTGTCAAGAATGAGAATAGTGACATCCGTGCCAATTCTGTCAATGCTCGTGGCGGTAATGTCATAATTAATGCCTCTGGTATCTTTGGCACTCAGTTTCGCCGCCAAGACACTGCTAGTAGCGACATCACCGCTTCTGGAGTTAACTCAGCCTTAAGTGGTACTGTCCAACTCAACATCGAACAACCTGACCCCATATCTGGCTTAGTTGAACTGCCCGTGACCCTGGTTGATTCATCGAACTTGATTGCGACTGGCTGTCCCGCTACTGAAGGCAATTCCTTCGTCATCACTGGGCGGGGTGGTTTGCCTCCCACTCCCGAACAACAATTAGATGATGACGCTGAGTGGCTTGACCGTCGTCGGTTAACAGTGAGTGGCTCACCCCAAAATTCCTCCTTAGAGCATCCTTTACCTGCTTGGACTTCTCAATCTCATAGCGAAGGAAGTTCTCCAATGGTGCTGGTCGAAGCGACCCGATGGCGCACTACCCCCACAGGAGAGATCGTACTTTTCAGCGATCCACTCGCACCAATCAAGCAATCTCCATCAATTCAATTAAGAAATTGTCAACAAAGGTAA
- the kdpC gene encoding K(+)-transporting ATPase subunit C, translating into MSFTTEASRAIRSTIVLWVISAVIYPFAMIAFGQIVFPFQANGSAIQNAQGQVVGSALIGQPFTSDRYFNSRPSTTSYSTADPNKDEGGVLKTGVSGASNLAPSNPALLERIKGKDDPDPSKRVEGDLNRLKTVGVRPTADLVYTSGSSLDPHITPEAARAQVARIAKARGLQPQQLETLINQNTDGRFLGIFGEPGVNVLKLNLALDALKSAS; encoded by the coding sequence ATGAGTTTTACCACAGAAGCTAGCAGAGCAATTCGTTCTACCATAGTCCTTTGGGTAATTAGCGCTGTTATTTATCCGTTTGCGATGATTGCTTTTGGACAGATTGTATTTCCATTTCAAGCCAATGGTAGTGCGATCCAAAATGCCCAAGGTCAAGTTGTAGGTTCTGCCTTAATCGGTCAACCCTTTACAAGCGATCGCTATTTTAACTCTCGCCCCAGTACCACCAGTTACAGCACTGCCGATCCCAACAAAGATGAGGGGGGAGTTCTCAAAACAGGAGTTTCTGGTGCCAGTAACCTAGCTCCTAGCAATCCAGCATTACTAGAACGTATCAAAGGTAAAGACGATCCAGATCCCAGCAAACGGGTTGAAGGCGATTTGAACCGATTAAAAACAGTTGGCGTGCGACCTACCGCCGATCTAGTTTATACTTCGGGTTCCAGCCTTGACCCCCACATTACCCCAGAAGCAGCCAGAGCGCAAGTTGCTCGTATCGCCAAGGCGCGAGGACTCCAACCCCAACAGTTAGAAACTTTAATTAATCAAAATACTGATGGTCGCTTTCTTGGGATATTTGGTGAACCTGGGGTCAATGTTCTGAAATTAAATCTAGCTCTAGATGCATTAAAATCTGCTAGTTAA
- a CDS encoding potassium-transporting ATPase subunit F, with the protein MKPPRIHIRPILFPQVFALVLTEVNEIWLQWRRQKLPLYLFLAMCFNLIVAPVVCAATGEQFSHFQAWALGLLGLVTLSLSTYLFFVMFVPEK; encoded by the coding sequence ATGAAACCCCCTCGCATACACATTCGTCCTATTCTTTTCCCTCAAGTATTTGCCCTGGTACTTACAGAAGTCAATGAAATTTGGTTGCAGTGGCGCAGACAAAAACTACCTCTGTATCTCTTCTTGGCAATGTGTTTTAACCTCATAGTTGCGCCTGTTGTCTGTGCTGCTACTGGGGAACAGTTTTCCCACTTTCAAGCTTGGGCATTAGGACTGTTAGGGCTGGTAACGTTAAGTCTTTCTACATATTTGTTTTTTGTCATGTTTGTACCGGAGAAATAA
- a CDS encoding ABC transporter permease, with the protein MGIVLGNIIAIYRRELQSYFVSPLAYAVAGVFWFLSGLFFVLILMGPEGILSTVAAYDLQGQQLGVSVPPIDVPYEFVRAFLDRMGWLLLFVLPILSMGLYAEERKRGTLELLSTSPITNWAVAVGKLLGVLTFFTTMVMPMLVLEAIALSASNPPIPATIPLLGHLALILLAAAILSLGMFISSLTDSTILSAVLTFALILLLLFLDLIAKNIGGSLGEAIGHLSLLKHYNTLVQGIFDTSSLLLFSSYIILGVFLTAQSIDTLRFQRS; encoded by the coding sequence ATGGGTATAGTACTGGGTAATATTATTGCCATTTATCGCCGAGAGCTACAAAGCTATTTTGTATCGCCTTTAGCGTATGCTGTCGCAGGTGTATTTTGGTTTTTATCTGGATTGTTCTTTGTGCTTATTTTGATGGGACCGGAGGGTATTTTGTCAACAGTTGCTGCCTATGATTTACAAGGACAACAACTAGGAGTATCAGTTCCGCCAATAGATGTTCCTTATGAATTTGTACGTGCTTTTTTAGACAGAATGGGATGGCTGTTGTTATTTGTGCTGCCTATTCTTTCAATGGGTCTTTATGCTGAAGAACGCAAGCGAGGCACTTTGGAACTTTTATCCACATCCCCCATTACAAACTGGGCAGTCGCTGTCGGGAAATTGCTAGGAGTGCTGACATTTTTTACAACAATGGTGATGCCCATGCTAGTGTTGGAAGCGATCGCGTTAAGTGCATCCAATCCACCAATACCAGCAACAATTCCCCTGCTCGGTCATTTAGCGCTCATTTTACTAGCAGCAGCTATTTTATCCTTGGGAATGTTTATTTCCTCCCTAACAGACAGCACAATATTATCTGCAGTTCTCACATTCGCATTAATTTTATTACTCTTATTCCTGGATTTAATTGCCAAAAATATAGGTGGTTCTCTAGGAGAAGCAATAGGGCATCTATCATTGCTGAAACATTACAACACACTGGTACAAGGTATTTTTGATACCAGCAGCTTGCTTTTATTCTCCAGTTACATTATTCTGGGAGTTTTTCTCACAGCACAATCAATTGATACACTACGATTCCAACGTTCATAG
- the kdpB gene encoding potassium-transporting ATPase subunit KdpB, producing the protein MTTNVEPSSSPRPPRSPYGTRDSRRHIPKADMRLLYQRAIQESFVKLHPRIAVKNPVMFVVWVGTIVTFLVTLDPNLFGTLQVDVDRQRLLNGLITLILFFTVLFANFAEAVAEGRGKAQADSLKSTRSDTVARKILPDGSIQQVNSTELRRNDLVKVIANDMIPADGEVLQGIGSVDESAITGESAPVLKQPGTDIASSVTGGTRLLSDELIIRITADPGQGFIDRMISLVEGAERTKTPNEIALTVLLAVLTQVFLIVVATMPPFTSYIANFISTVFGTEAGNSLRAGASVAILISLLVALIPTTIGGLLSAIGIAGMDRVAQFNVIATSGRAVEACGDINTLVLDKTGTITLGNRMANEFLPVNSYTVADVARVALAASVFDETPEGRSIVKLAENSGVRVDFDLKRAEGVEFSAKTRMSGTNLPNGKQVRKGAVDAIKGFVRSRSGRIPEDVDVAYERVSRLGGTPLAVCQDDQIFGVIYLKDIVKPGLRERFDQLRRMGVKTVMLTGDNRITASVIAKEAGVDDFIAEATPEAKISVISSEQSQGKLVAMTGDGTNDAPALAQANVGLAMNSGTQAAKEAANMVDLDSDPTKLIDLVTIGKQLLITRGALTTFSIANDIAKYFAIIPTIFAAAGIGALNIMGLKSAQSAIVSALIYNALIIPALIPLALKGVKFRPLTADELLRRNILIYGLGGIIAPFIAIKLIDIILPLS; encoded by the coding sequence ATGACAACTAACGTAGAACCATCCTCTTCACCCCGTCCCCCCCGTTCTCCTTACGGAACTCGTGACTCGCGCCGACACATACCTAAAGCAGATATGCGCTTACTTTATCAAAGAGCCATTCAAGAGTCATTTGTCAAGCTCCATCCGAGAATTGCTGTCAAAAATCCAGTGATGTTTGTGGTTTGGGTAGGGACAATTGTCACTTTTCTGGTAACTCTTGACCCGAATTTATTTGGCACTTTACAGGTGGATGTCGATCGGCAACGCCTGTTAAATGGGTTAATTACCTTAATTCTGTTTTTCACAGTTCTGTTTGCTAACTTTGCAGAAGCAGTAGCTGAAGGACGTGGTAAGGCACAAGCAGATTCTTTAAAGTCAACACGTTCCGATACTGTGGCTCGCAAAATACTGCCTGATGGTTCGATTCAGCAAGTTAATTCTACAGAATTGCGCCGAAATGATTTGGTGAAAGTCATTGCCAATGATATGATTCCTGCTGATGGTGAAGTCCTTCAAGGCATTGGTTCGGTGGATGAGTCAGCAATTACTGGGGAATCTGCTCCCGTACTCAAGCAACCAGGTACAGATATTGCAAGTTCAGTGACAGGTGGTACGCGGCTGTTATCCGACGAATTGATAATTCGCATTACAGCCGATCCCGGTCAGGGCTTTATCGATCGCATGATTTCCCTCGTAGAAGGCGCAGAACGGACGAAAACTCCTAATGAGATTGCCTTAACAGTATTGTTAGCCGTACTGACACAAGTCTTCCTAATTGTCGTGGCAACCATGCCTCCCTTTACTAGCTACATCGCTAACTTTATTAGCACAGTGTTTGGAACGGAAGCCGGAAATAGTTTGCGTGCAGGTGCGAGCGTTGCTATCTTGATTTCTCTTTTGGTGGCTTTAATACCTACAACTATCGGTGGTTTGCTCAGTGCGATCGGTATTGCTGGTATGGATAGAGTTGCCCAATTTAATGTTATTGCAACATCTGGACGAGCAGTAGAAGCCTGTGGCGACATAAATACACTTGTATTAGATAAAACAGGTACTATTACCTTGGGAAATCGGATGGCTAATGAGTTTCTCCCCGTGAATAGTTACACAGTGGCCGATGTGGCAAGAGTTGCTCTAGCCGCCAGTGTATTTGATGAAACACCCGAAGGTAGGTCAATTGTCAAACTAGCAGAAAATTCTGGTGTCAGAGTTGATTTCGACCTAAAACGTGCAGAAGGTGTGGAATTCTCAGCTAAAACCCGGATGAGCGGTACTAACTTACCCAATGGAAAGCAAGTCCGTAAAGGGGCAGTCGATGCGATTAAGGGCTTCGTCCGTTCTCGTAGCGGTCGCATTCCTGAAGATGTGGATGTAGCCTACGAGCGCGTTTCCCGATTGGGAGGTACACCTTTAGCCGTTTGTCAAGACGACCAAATTTTCGGTGTTATCTACCTCAAAGATATTGTCAAACCGGGCTTGCGGGAACGCTTTGACCAATTGCGGCGCATGGGTGTTAAGACTGTTATGCTAACAGGTGACAACCGCATTACTGCTAGTGTTATTGCAAAAGAAGCCGGAGTTGATGACTTTATAGCAGAAGCGACACCAGAAGCTAAAATTAGCGTCATTTCCTCCGAACAATCTCAAGGTAAGTTAGTGGCAATGACTGGCGATGGTACTAACGACGCACCTGCACTGGCTCAGGCTAACGTAGGTTTAGCAATGAACTCTGGTACACAAGCTGCTAAAGAAGCTGCAAACATGGTGGACTTGGATTCCGACCCCACTAAGTTAATCGATTTAGTGACGATTGGTAAACAATTACTTATTACCCGTGGGGCATTAACAACTTTCTCCATCGCCAACGATATTGCCAAGTATTTCGCCATTATTCCCACTATTTTTGCGGCGGCTGGCATTGGCGCACTGAATATTATGGGACTAAAAAGCGCTCAATCTGCCATTGTCTCGGCACTAATTTACAACGCTTTGATTATTCCCGCACTGATTCCTCTTGCACTCAAAGGAGTAAAATTCCGTCCTTTGACAGCAGACGAGCTTTTAAGACGTAACATCCTTATTTACGGTTTGGGCGGTATTATTGCACCTTTCATTGCCATCAAACTTATTGATATCATTTTACCTTTGTCTTAA
- a CDS encoding Gldg family protein, whose protein sequence is MKTIAKKKIWKYLVWLGSFLIAAGVTAGLVSENWGLIPLVLIITGTVVIGLWLIWQNQQNNWWARRSTQASTNALFATLAVLAILGLVNFLGTRYNWRTDLTETKLFTLSPQSRELVRSLETPVKVWVFDANQNPLDRDLLEDYRRQNPKFKFEYVDPRGRPGLTRKFGVKEDGEVYLESGDKRQLVQVVSQQEPLSEIKVTNSLQQVTNLGSAKVYFLQGHGEHPISGNEEGISQAIKALSDRTYTTLPLNLAENKGVPQDATVVALVGPKRALFESEVNALRQFLNRGGNLLIAIDPSIDPKLNSLFAEWGIRLDNRLVVDVSGSVGLGPATPLVREYGKHPITKDFGNGISFYPLARAIDITPVAGVEATPLLLTKPYPDSWAESDLESEDLKFNPESDRKGPLTLGVALRKKLAATPPTQPNSIPTPTASPTPTTQASPAATTKATSKPTSSPTTQAKANPSPSAKPTATASPTPTTQASAKPTATASPTPTTQASPTPTATASPTPTTQASPTPTATASPTTQAQGSSPPPTSPTATESRMVVIGNSGFIVNNLFEQQLNKDVFLNSVTWLSQQDRQPLSISPKEVRNRRINLTSAQANLLEISSLFVLPLIGLLAAGLLWWIRR, encoded by the coding sequence ATGAAGACGATTGCTAAAAAGAAAATTTGGAAATATTTAGTTTGGTTGGGTTCTTTTCTTATAGCGGCGGGCGTGACTGCAGGGTTGGTATCAGAAAATTGGGGACTCATACCATTAGTACTTATAATTACAGGTACTGTTGTCATTGGATTGTGGCTGATATGGCAAAACCAACAAAATAATTGGTGGGCAAGACGTTCCACTCAAGCCAGTACCAATGCCCTATTTGCAACTTTGGCAGTTTTGGCAATTCTGGGGTTAGTTAACTTTTTAGGAACTCGCTACAACTGGAGAACTGACTTAACAGAAACCAAATTGTTTACCCTTTCTCCCCAGTCACGAGAATTGGTACGTTCTTTAGAAACTCCTGTTAAGGTGTGGGTATTTGATGCCAATCAAAATCCATTAGACCGGGATTTGCTAGAAGATTACCGACGGCAAAACCCAAAATTTAAATTTGAGTATGTCGATCCGCGTGGCAGACCGGGACTAACACGCAAGTTTGGTGTTAAAGAAGATGGAGAAGTCTATCTAGAATCTGGAGATAAAAGACAATTAGTACAGGTAGTGAGTCAGCAAGAACCTTTATCTGAAATAAAGGTTACTAATAGCTTGCAACAAGTCACTAACTTAGGTTCAGCTAAAGTTTACTTCCTTCAAGGTCACGGGGAACATCCAATTTCAGGCAATGAAGAAGGAATATCGCAAGCCATCAAAGCATTAAGTGATAGAACTTACACCACATTACCACTTAATCTTGCAGAAAATAAGGGCGTTCCTCAAGATGCTACTGTTGTTGCGCTTGTAGGTCCAAAACGAGCACTGTTTGAAAGCGAAGTGAACGCTTTACGGCAATTCCTCAATCGGGGTGGCAATTTACTGATCGCGATCGACCCCAGTATCGACCCAAAACTTAACAGTTTATTTGCTGAATGGGGTATTAGGTTAGATAATCGTTTGGTAGTGGATGTTTCTGGAAGTGTAGGGCTCGGTCCTGCAACACCTTTGGTGAGAGAATATGGAAAACACCCCATCACAAAGGATTTTGGGAACGGCATTTCTTTTTATCCGCTAGCACGAGCAATCGATATAACACCAGTAGCTGGTGTAGAAGCCACTCCTCTTCTCCTGACAAAGCCATATCCAGATAGTTGGGCTGAAAGCGATCTAGAAAGTGAGGATTTGAAGTTTAACCCAGAAAGCGATCGCAAAGGACCTTTGACATTAGGTGTTGCATTAAGGAAGAAACTAGCAGCTACACCTCCAACCCAACCCAACTCCATCCCTACACCCACAGCATCCCCAACACCAACCACTCAAGCCAGCCCTGCGGCTACCACCAAAGCGACTTCTAAACCAACTTCTTCACCAACAACTCAAGCCAAAGCTAACCCCAGTCCCAGTGCAAAACCCACAGCCACTGCATCACCAACACCAACAACTCAGGCTAGTGCAAAACCCACAGCCACTGCATCACCAACACCAACAACTCAGGCTAGCCCGACTCCTACAGCCACTGCGTCACCAACACCAACAACTCAGGCTAGCCCGACTCCCACAGCCACTGCATCACCAACAACTCAAGCACAAGGTAGCTCCCCCCCTCCTACTTCCCCTACCGCTACAGAATCGCGGATGGTCGTGATAGGAAATTCAGGCTTTATTGTGAATAACTTATTTGAACAACAGCTGAATAAAGATGTCTTTTTGAACTCAGTCACATGGCTCAGCCAACAGGACAGACAACCTCTATCAATTAGCCCCAAAGAAGTTAGAAACCGTCGCATTAACTTAACATCGGCTCAAGCCAATCTTTTAGAGATATCATCTCTGTTTGTTTTACCACTTATAGGGTTATTAGCAGCAGGTCTTCTTTGGTGGATCAGAAGGTAA